A segment of the Desulfurococcus mucosus DSM 2162 genome:
CCCGGATGGGGGGATCTCTGGCCACCCCGACTGCCCCGCAGATGACAGATGTACCCCCCGAACAGATGCGGGGAACCAGTGAACCCCCTAAGGGGAACCCTCGCCCTTTAGGGCGGGGAGGAGGTCAGTGGGCCACGGTATCGTTAAACGAGGGAGACCATGTAGCAGTATTTCCATTTCCCCTGTACTGAGGCCTAGGTATGCTGTTTCAATAAGGGTGTGTTTTCCCGGCGGTTGCTTGCATGCTAGTTGAGTATGGTGTGTCGAGTGGTTTCCACCGGTGTCGAGGGGGTTTAGGTGTCTGCGTCTTCTAGCCGGCTTGTTTAATCTCCCACTTGGCTTTCGCCTGCTCGAGGACTGGGAGTGTTTTCCTCGCTTCGGCTACGAGTGATGCGTCTACTTCGTGCTCCATGTATGTTTCCCTCCAGCCTAGGTCTAGTTCCCTGAGGCCCCATGGGTTGAAGACGCCGCTTCTCCCTACGAAGGCTTCGCCCACGTGGTCTGCGAGGGCTATGTAGACTGTGTTTTCATGTGCTCTCACGCTTGCCAGCTTGTCGAGGGCTTCCTCCTTGTAGGGGCCTTTCACCCAGCCTGCCTGCACGAGTATTAGGTCGCTGCCTGAGAGAGCGTAGAGCCTGTATAGCTCGGGGAACCTTAGGTCGTAGCATATTGTGAACCCTATTTTAACGCCTTTAACCGAGACCACTCTCCCGGGTCCCTTGCCGGGTTTGAAGAAGCTTGACTCCCTGAAGCCGTAGGCGTCGAATAAGTGTGTTTTACTGTAGACTGGTATGGCTTCGCCTTTATCAGTGATCAACACGCTCGTACTATAGGTGAGGGGCGGTGTATCCGTTTTCTCAATGAAGTGGGCTAGTATGAAGGCGCCGAGCTCTTCTGCAAGCCTCGAGAGCTCTGAGAGATACTTGCTTGTAACAGGGGTTTCAGCATACCCGTAGACCTTCACCGGGTCCCCTATTTTAAACGGGTTCAGCATACTGTACTCTGGTAGGACTATTAGATCCGCCTCCCTGAACCCCTTCCTAACCATGTCAACGGCTTTCCCCGCGTTCTCCAATGGGAGGCCGTCGAAGCCTGCTTGAAGCAGCCCTATGGTGATAGAGGACAATGCTCACCCCTCGTGAAGCATGGATCCATGAAACCTATTTAACCGGTTAGACGGGATATTATCCGGAGGGTGGAGTGCTTGTACATCCTCCCAAGGCTAATCGACGTGAACGCTAAGGCCTCCATCCTCAGGGAGGCTAAGAGGATACTGGTCGCTGGGAGATGCGTGGAGTCAGAGCACAGGGAGATCCTGGAGGAGGTGGCGGGTAAGGGGGGCTACGTGGTTCTCACAGCGTGCCCTGAGGCCGAGCACGTGAACATGCTTGGCTTCAAGCTAGCCGGGATACTTGCGAGAGGCAGCTACGAGGAGGTCGCCGTCCTAACGGTTGACGGGAGCCTCCACTGCACGCAGCTCCACTGGATGCTCGAGGAGGTCTGCAAGATCTCGGGGAAGTGCCCTGCCAGGAGGCATATAGTCATATACAAGGGGAAGCCCCGTGAAATCAGTGTTGAAGCAGTGAAGGCGAGCAGGTTCCTCTACAGGGTTGACAAGCTACTGGGCTCCAGCGGCGGGGCACCAGTGGATTAGGGTGGCAGCGGCTCCCCTATGTCCCCTGGTATCCTGTAGTAGCCCTTATACCTCATCGCTTTCTCCACGAGCTCCCTCCTCTTAAGGGCCTCCAGGAAGGATGCGACAAGCGGCTTCGCCAGCTTCTCCCTTGGCACCAGGAAGTCGTATTCCTCCCATGTTAAAGGAATGAAGTCCAGGTCGAACATTTCGGCAACATACCCTGATGCGATCCCGGCGTCAGCCCTCCCCTGTTTAACGGCTAGGGCTACCGCTGTATGGGTTTTCACCTCGTAGGTGTACCCGTTTACAAGCCTACCCACCTGCTTAAACGGCTTCCCCTCTGCTTCAAGAATCTTCTTCAACAAGTGATCCATGTAGACCCTTACACCAGACCCCTTAACCCTGTTCACGATCCTGACGTCGCCCCTCAGGAAGTCCCCTACACTCCTTATGTTCTTAGGGTTGCCTTTCGCTACAACTATCCCTATGAGCCTGTCGAAGCCCCTCACCAACACCGCTTTATCCACGAGGTTGAAGCGCTTGAGGAAAGGCCTGTTATAGGTCATGGACTCCTCGTCCAGCAGGTGGGTTGGGGCTACATCGGCCTCCCCCCTGGCGGCTGCATGCCAGCCGGCGAGGCTCCCAGTGTTCAACACCCTGCTCGAGTAGGCTAGCCCGGCTTCAACCAGGATATCCATGAGCAATGGATCGTTGCTCCCTATGATGTTGAGCCTGCTCGACGGCTCCACGGGCCTGAACAAGCGGACCCTTACCCTTGACCCGGCTTCCACGGTGTCCGTGTCCTCGGGTAGCTCAACATACCCGTCGCTATATATGAGGGCCGCTATGCTCCCACTGCTCAGCGACACCGGGTAGGCTGAGACCCCTTGACGCCCCTCCACCAGTGAGACCGGCAGCAGCCAGGCCTTGCCCACCTGCTTCCTCAGCTTCACGGGGAGCACTGCTTCAACCTCGAGCTCCATGTCCCTTGCACCCGTCATAAGCGACACTATGGGCTTCACGAGGCCCCTGAGGATCATGTAGCATGAAAGCGGGAAGCCGGGGAGCCCTATGAGGAGCCTGCCCCTGGATACAGCGATAACCGTCGGCTTACCGGGCTTAGCCCTCAGCCCGTGGACCACTATCTCCCCTAGGTCCTCGAAAACCCTGTAGACCAGGTCGCCGACCCCGGCGCTCGTCCCCCCGCTTGTCACAACGAGATCGTACTGGGAGAGGGCATCCTCGAGAGCCTTCTTCAACTCACCGTAGTCGTCGGGGAGCAGCCCCTTGAAGACCGCGTCGACGCCGAGCTCCCTGAGGTATGACGCTGTGAGGCGGCCGTTTACATCGTAAACCCTGCCGAGGGGTAAGGGGGCCCCGGGCTCAACCACCTCGTTCCCCGTTGAGTACACTGCGGCCTTCGGCTTAACGTAGACCCTTACCCTTGAAACCCCGAGTCCTGATAGAACCGCTATGTGCTCATGGCTCAGCCTAGTACCCTTTAAAAGCACGAGGTCCCCTGCCGACACATCGCTCCCTGCTGTCGACACGTTTTCACCGGGGCTCACACTCCTATAGATCCTCACGGTGCCGCCGGAGGCCTCCGCATACTCCTCCATCACCACTGAGTCGCATCCCCCGGGGACCACGGCCCCGGTTGCTACTTCAACAGCTTCACCGGGGCGGCAGGGGGTCGCCGGCGCCTCCCCTACTCCGACTACCCCGGTGATCTTCAACTCCACTGGGGAGAGCTCGTCAGCCCACTCGACATCCATGCTTCTCACAGCGTAGCCGTCTACCTCGCTCCTGTCGAAGGGCGGGTGGTCTATGGGCGCGTAGACGTCTTCAGCGAGCACTCTCCCCAGTGCTTCACTCAACCCTACTTCTTCAACCCCCTTCGGTGAAACAGGGATCCTTGCTTTAACCGCTTCAAGCGCCTCGCTTATTGAGAGAAGCGTGTGGAAGAGCTTCCTCGACAAGCAGCTCATCCCCCGTCACGCTAAATACCTGGCTCCAGGTATTAAGTATTGGCGTGGCTGCACAGTGATACCCCATGGAGACGGCTGCTCTAAGGGGACTAGGACTCCCGGAGGCCTATGTGAGGCTCCTGGAGGAGAGAGGGATCAGGGAGCTGAACCCTGTTCAAAGCGAGGCAGTGGAGAAAGGGTTGCTGGGCGAGGGGAACATGGTGGTTTCAGCCCCCACGGCGTCGGGGAAAACCCTTATAGCTGAACTAGCCCTCGTCGACGCATGGCTTAAAGGGGGTATGGGCGTCTACCTGACCCCCCTCAGGGCTCTTGCAAGCGAGAAGTACTGGGAGTTCAAGACGCTTGAGTCAATCGGCGTCAAAGTGGGGGTTTCAACCGGGGACTATGATCAGCCCGCAGACCACCTCGGCGGCTACGACATCCTTGTCGCAACCTACGAGAGGTTTGACAGCATACTCAGGTTGAAGCCCTGGTGGCTTCCAAGGGTAAGCGTGGTCGTCGTAGACGAGGTCCACATGGTTGGGGACCCTGAGAGAGGCCCCATAATAGAGGTGATCGCCGCCAGGCTCCTTAAACGAGGCGTGAGAGTGATAGGGCTCTCGGCAACAGTGGGGAACCCGGGGGAGCTCGCCGACTGGCTTCACGCGACACTCGTCGCCACAGGGTGGAGGCCTGTTAAACTGGTTGAAGGATACCTGGAGAAGCATGAGTGGAGGATAGTCTTCCCATCCGAGGGGAGGGCTGAGGCAGTCGAGGAGGATACGGGAGACCCCTTCCTGGACATACCCCTCCACAACGCTGTTGAACTCGGCGTGCAAACCCTTGTCTTCACGCATAACAGGAGGAGGGTTGAAGAATACGCTGAGAAAGCTGCTCAACGCCTCCCCATGGCTCCCGTCGGCGACGCACTGGCCAAGCTCCTCAGGGAGCTCGAGGAAGCCCCTACATCGGTTGAAAGAGACGGGTTATCCGAGTTGATGAAGAGAGGGGTGGCATTCCACCATGCAGGGCTCTCGGGTGTCGCTAGAAGCATAGTGGAGAAGGCTTTCAGGGAGAGGCTCATCAGGATCCTGTACGCGACCCCCACGCTTGCAGCAGGCGTCAACCTGCCTGCTAGAAGAGTCCTGGTCTCCGTGAAGAGGTATGACCCCGCCAGGGGGAGGAAGGTGAGTATAAGTGTCTCAGAGTACAAGCAGATGGCTGGGAGGGCTGGGAGACCGAGGTTCGATGAGAAGGGTGAATCCATAATAGTCGACGCCTCAAGCAGCAGGGAGGCATTGAAGTACATAGAGGGCTCCCCGGAGCCCGTTGCAGGGAAGCTCCTCAGCGAGAGAAGCCTGAGGATACACGTGCTCTCACTAGTGGCGTCAGGCGAGGCCTCAAGCACCAGGGAGGCTGTGGAAGCCCTCTCAGCAACCCTCTCCATGAAGCAGTCCGGGGACCCCGGCTTCTATGCCGGCAAGGTTGAGGCAGCCGTCAAGCTCCTCACGGAGCTCGGGATGATCGAGGAGGCCGGGGGCTCCCTGAGGGCTTCAGCCCTTGGAAGGATTACATCCTACACCTACCTAGACCCCTTGACGATAAGCGTGTACAGGGGTTTAAAGCCCCCTAACCCTGGGCTCGACCTCTACCTGCTCCACGTGGTCTCCATGACCCCTGACTTCAAAAGGGGATCCCCCTACATACAGGGAAGGGTGGTAGCCGGCCTCGAGGACGTGGCCCTCGATATGAGCGGGGAGGGGCTTATACCGGGGCCCGGGAGGGCGGGCGTCGACTACGATGACTGGCTTGAAGCATTCGTCCACGCCATGATACTCTACGACTGGATTAATGAGGCATCGGAGGACGAGATAGTTGGGAAATACTCGGTGGGCCCCGGCGACCTTTACAGTATGAGGGATACAGCGGCCTGGATAACCCATGCGCTTGCACGCGTGGAGGGTGTGCTGGGGGACATAGCGTTCTACAGGGCGCTCGACAAGCTCTCCAAGAGGCTTGAGAAAGGGGTGAGGGAGGACGCGCTTGAACTAGCCTCACTGAGGTTGATTGGAAGGGTGAGGGCTAGGATACTCATAGAGCACGGTTTTAAAACACTGAGGGATCTCGCTGAAGCCCCTGTCTCCAGTATAGCATCCCTACCGAGGTTCGGGCAACGCGTAGCGGAGGAGGTTGAGAGGCAGCTGAGGGAGCTGGGGTTGAAGCAGGGTTAGCAGGGTTATTAACCCGTTGACTCCTCCTATCCACAGTGTGAGGGTCATGGGTAGGCTTATACTCGTAGACAACCCTTTAGCCAAGTACTATCTCTCAATACTCAGGAAGCCTGCAACCACGCCGGGCTTGTTCAGGGAGTACATGAGGAAGCTCGGCTTCATCATAGGGTACGAGGTTTCAAGGCACCTTGAGTGGCGCAGGGTCTTCATAGAGTCCGGGATGGGGAGGGCTGAGGGAGTGTACCCGTCGAGACCCCTCTACATAGTGGGGGTTCTAGGGGCGTCTATACCGCTTGTCCACGGGATATGGGATGCAATGCCATGGGCTGGCTTAGGCCTTGTTGCAGCCAGGAGGATTGTGGGCGAGGGCAGGGTGGAGGCCGAGTTATACTATGAGAGGATGCCTTCAGACCTCTCAGCGTACACTACCCTCGTCGTCGACCCCACGCTGGCGAGCGGGAGGACGATGACCAGGGTTGTAGAGGAGGTTGAGGCAAGGGGGTGTAGGAGCATAATAGCAGCTACAGTCGTAGCGTCAAGGTACGGGGTGGAGGTCTTCCACAGCAGGTTCAGCAGTATACCCCTTATAGCGGTTGAAGTAGACCCCGTTGTGGACAAGGGCTTCTTCATAGTGCCCGGGATAGGGGATGCAGGCGACAGGAGCCTCAGCGCCGACATGGTGTTTGAGCCGGCGCTGGGCTTAGGCTTCGAGAAGCCTGGAGACAACGGTGTCTAGTAGGGCTGGGTCAACGCACGCCTCCTTTCTTGACCGCAGGCAGTCCTCCAGCCCCGGTGTGAACGGTATGTAGCCTAGGTAGTCTGCGCCCTGGAGGAGTGGTTCACCCTGGAGCACCCCGCTACCCATGTTCTCCACGAGGCCTATCCACCCGTATCCAGCCTCCCTTAGGAGCTGGATGAGTCTTGCAACGCTTCTCACTGAGAGCACGCTGGGGGTTGCCACGACAAGGGGTCTAACAATGTTTTTCAACGAGTAGAGTAGGTCGAGGTGCTCGTCGCCCACGCCCGGCGGCGTGTCTATGAGGAGGATGTCTAGGGGACCCCATTTAACGATGGCGAGCAGCTCCCTTAGGGCTTCACCAGCCTCCCTCCCCCTTAACGGCAGCGGCTTCTCACCCGTGTAGGCGGCCATGGTGACGTATCTTAAGCCGTTGATCCTATAGGGCTCTATCCCTTTCTCCTCACGGTACTTGACGGCTGAGGGGTCTATGCCGAGGAGTATGTGTGTCGATGGATTAGTTAGATCAGCATCCATTAACCCTGCTTTAAGCCTCCTCGACGCGTGGAGGGCTAGGAGGACTGCTACAGTGGTCTTCCCCACACCCCCCTTAGTGCTCAGCACCACGTATACTCTCCCAGCCTGCGAGAGGTTCCTCAACGCGTTGTGGAGCCTTGGGTCCCCGGTCAACCAGGCACCGCCTCCACCAGGGATACTCCTCTACCCTTCACAACCGTGAAATCCCTGCTCCCACACCTAGGGCACCTGGTGAACGCGTGTATGGCTTCGGGGACGAAGTGGACTGCCTCACGCTCCTCATCGCTCAGGGCTGAGGCAGGCATGCTCCAGGTGTAGCCGCATGTATTGCATTTTAAGACTGGTTCTTCATCCTCCACGGCGACCTCCCCTATCTCCACGCCCTGCATCGACGCCACCTCCCTCAGGCTGAACAATAGGACCTCCTTGTCAACCCCTTGCAGGAGGCCGAGTCTCAGCCTGAGAACCCTGATCCTTCTAAGCCCCTGGTCGACCAGGTAGTTCACTATGGACTCCGCTAGAGCCCACTCGTGAACCATGCTTGCACCCAGCTATATTTATTTAGCGGCACCGTAATAAAGACGCTGAGGGTGCAGGGATATGAGTAGCAGTAGGATACCCGGCTTCTACAAGCTTCCTATTCATGAAAGAAGGAGGATTGTCGGGGAGTGGGCTGGGTTAACAGGCGAGGAGCTTGAGACGCTTGGAAACCTAGGCAACCTCCCTGAGAAGATAGCTGACAGCATGATAGAGAACGTTGTCGGCGGCATGACATACCCGTTCGCCGTGGCAACAAACTTCCTGATAAATGGTCGTGAACGCTTAATCCCCATGGTCATCGAGGAAACCAGCGTCGTGGCGGCTGCCAGCAATGCTGCGAGAATGCTGAGGCACGGGGAGGGGATAGGTGCTAACGCTGAGAGGCAGGAGATGATCAGCCAGATACACCTGGTTAAAGTCGACTCACCCTGGTTCAAGGCCATGAGGGTGATTGAGAGGAAGAAGGAGATACTCGAGCACGCTGCACAGCAGGATCCAACGCTCCTAAAGTACGGGGGAGGCCCCAGGGACCTGGAGGTAAGGGTCCTCGAGCACCCTGCCCTAGGCGGCGTCATAGTCGTCCACCTGGTTGTAGACGTGAGGGATGCAATGGGGGCTAACACCGTGAACACCATGGCTGAAGCAGTGGCACCGATCCTCGAGAAGATCACCGGGGGAGAGGCAAGGCTGAGAATAGTTTCAAACCACGCGGTCTACAGGGTTGCAAGGGCATGGGCTGCCACACCGGTTGACGAGGTAGGAGGTATGGATGTCGCAAGAAAGATAATGGAGGCATCGATCCTCGCTGAAATAGACCCCTACAGGGCTGTCACACACAACAAGGGGATAATGAACGGTGTGATAGCAGTGGCTCTTGCAACAGGCCAGGACCACAGGGCTATAGAGGCGGGTGCACACGCGTACGCGGCGCGGACAGGAGTATACAGGCCTCTGAGCCGATGGGAGGTGACGCAGGACGGGCTGCTAGCCGGGAGCCTGGAGATACCGCTCCAGGTAGGCGTCGTCGGGGGAGCGGTTAAAGTCCACCCTGTAGCCAGGATAGCCTTGAAGATACTGGGTGTCTCAACAGCCAGAGAGCTCGCTGAAGTAATGGCGGCCGTAGGGCTCGCCCAGAACCTAGCCGCGCTGAGAGCCCTTGTCACCGAGGGTATTCAGAAAGGCCACATGAGGCTGCACGCCAGGAACCTGGCCATAATGGCGGGCGCTACAGGCGACCTCATAGACAGGGTTGCGGAGAAAATGGTCAAGGATGGAAGGATCAGGTATGACTACGCCAAAGAACTCGTTGAAAAAGCCGCTAGAGGCGAGCCACTAGACTAGGATGAACCCCGCATTCCCCAAACGGCTACAACCGGAAGCCTCGCCTTTCAAGGCGGGGATATTAAGTTTAAAAATGTTGTAGTATAATAGAAGCGGGTGCTTCCCCTATGGGCGGTGAGGGTTTCCTAACCCTGTGCGCTGTCTTCAGGGTTAGCCCCGAGCCCGTGGAGACGCCACGACCCCTAGCCCAGATGGGGGTCTCTGACCACCCCGACTGCCCCGCAGATGACGGATGTAGCCCCGAACAGATGCGGGGAACCAGTGAACCCCCTAAAGGAAAACCCCCTTTAGGGCGGGGAGGAGGTCAGATGCTATCAGTACGGGGATCTACTCCTTATATCTGCGAGCCCGCCCGTTCCGCCCTGCAGAGCTACAGGTGGATAATCGGTGACGCCCGCTACCTCGCGTTCCTCGAGTGCATTGCCCACTGCTTCGCTCCGCCGTGGGTCTCTTCCTGCCCCGGAGGTAGTTAGTGCTCCAGCCCGTACTCCAAGTGCTCAAACACCTTTGCGGAGGCTATCACTATTAATGCCGAGGCGAAGAGCGCGGCCGTGCAGGCAGTAGGCAGCGAGACATCGACATGCCCTTCATACCGAACCATGGTCAGGGGTGACGTGAAGTAAAAGAACAGTGCTAGGGGTGCGTCGATTGTTCCTCGAGCACTCACCTCATTGGTGAGTACTATGGGTGCCGCTATGGGCACGAGCATGAAGACCGCCACGAAGTACAGCAGGGCGGCCCTCTGGTCTCTCAGTAGTAGTGCCGGGGCGAAAAGGGAGATGTATGTTAAAAGCCTGAGAAGCAAGTAGCCGACTAAGTAGTCGCCCCCTGAGGCGTAGGCGACCAGCAGCAACACAGCTGCTAAAGGCGCCAGGGATAGTGTAAAGGAAGCCAGCTTGGCAGCGAACAGGCTCCTCCAGTCTTTGAACATGTTGACCTCGAAGACCACCACCAAGGGGCTTCCGATCATGTGAAGCCCGGCAGCCAGAACGTACACTGGGAGCAAGAGGTACTCCAGAAGGGGCACCATGGATCTTTCCATGTCACCCTCATAAGTGCTCAGGATTGAGTGGAGACTGAGGGCTATCACAGCGATCAATGCTAGGGAGAGCGGGTGGAAGAGCCCGCTTTTCAGGTACCACTTAACTATGTATTTAACCTTCTTCACGTTTCCTCCCAGCATATACATACCTCACACCTGCCCTCCTGAACCCGGAGATCACGCCTCTTTTCACGAGCCCCGCCAGATCCTCCTCCTTGCATCCCGTCACAATGACCGTCAAGCCCAGGTCGGCTACAACCCTGCATTCCTCTTCTTCGAGGAGACCCAGCGATCGCTGCTTGTCTCCGAGAGGGTACGCTTCGAAGACGTCGCGAGCCACCAGCTGATCCCTGGTGCCGGCCCACACCACCCTGCCATTGTTCAATATCACTATGTAGTCGGCGAGCGCTTCCGCCTCCTCGGGAGTGTGAGTGGTGAAGATTATGTCCGACCTCCTGCTGATGAGATTCGCCAGCACTCCCGCCCTGCGGATATCTAGGTGTGCGAAGGGCTCGTCGATTATGACTACTCCATCCCAGCAGGCCAGAGAGGCCCATATACCCACCAGCTGCGCCTGCCCCGAGGACAGGCCAGCTAATTTCACATCGTAAAACTCCGTGAGCCCCAGTAAGCGAGCCAGGCTCTCGGCCTCGTCGCCGCAGCCCCTATCCTCGCTCAGTATCTTGACGATGTCTCTAATCCTTATGCCCAGGTTGAAACGCGGCTTCTCGAACATGAAGGATATAGCTCTCACGGCTCTTTCGCGCTCGACATAGGGCTCGATACCGTTTACGAGCGCCCTGCCCGTGGTCGGGTACCTAAGCCCCGCCAGTATTGTGAGCAAAGTGGTCTTGCCGCTGCCGTTGGGCCCGAGGACAGCGATCCTAGCCCCCTCGTAAGCAAAGGAGACCTCGGAAAGGGCCCATGTCTTGCCGAACCGCTTGCTCAGCTTCTCGACTCTAAGCATCATGCTTTCCTCAACCTCAGTATAAGCAGTGCAAGGCCGGCGGCCACGAATACATACGACACGGGGAACAGTGCGACATTGAAATTGTCCCAGAAGGCCTCAGCCCACGCCTGATCGCTGGGGATGTGGCTCACGTAGTCTAAGAAGAGTTCCTCCCGAGGAGGGATTGGGATCCCGCCTTTCTTCTCCTCGACGTCTTTAAAATACTGCTCTAGGGTGCTCTTCAGTGCGGGGCACGCTGAGCCGAAGTCGTTTAAGAAGGTCTGCGGGATAGCCGGGTGAACCAGTATCATGTCGGTGGCGAGGTAGCGGTCGCCCATGCGAACGAATATGGGGAGACCTATCCGGTCGGCGAGGCTCTCGTTCGTCGAGAGGTCAACGACCTCGGCCTCATAAGTCCTGGCAAAGCCCAGGTAAGCCTCCGGGGTGGCTAGGCTGAAGAAGCCCCGCCCCTTGAAGCCTGCTCTCTTAAAGTCCCTGTAGGCAACGCCTCCATAAATGGCGACGGTGGCCTCTCCTGCCTTGGGTGTGGCCAGCCTCGCAAAGGAGCTGTTCTGGTAGCTCAGGGGCACGCGAGCGTTGCACAGAACCGTTACATTCTCCGCGGTAAACGAAAACCCGCCTTCTCTGAGGGGTCTGATGCCCACGTGCATCCAACCCTCGAGCTCGTACAGCGTGAGGTTGACCTCGTACGCGTCCGAGCCCAGGTAAGCGACGTCGGCCTCGACTATGTGAAGCGAGGAATGGTTCACGAACCCCGGATCCGTCACGATCCCGTAATATGTGAACCTCGTGCCCGGCTCTAAGTCGTGAGGGCTTGCAACATAGGTGGGGAAGAACCCGAGCAACGGGTAAGAAGACAGGATAAGCGGTATCGCCATGAAGAGGGCTGAGAAAAGGACATATACTCCTGAGCCCGCCCTCATGATTCTACACCACTCACTTCAATATGAAGCTAAGAGCTGTTGGAATCAACTGTAGCACTATATTGCCGAACATGCCTTCCCCGTCTACGTATACCCAGCAGAGTTTAAAAACTTATCCAGAGACGGCTTGTGAGCCGGATCTCTCCCCCGCTAGGCCCTGGATTGGGCTCACT
Coding sequences within it:
- the upp gene encoding uracil phosphoribosyltransferase; the encoded protein is MGRLILVDNPLAKYYLSILRKPATTPGLFREYMRKLGFIIGYEVSRHLEWRRVFIESGMGRAEGVYPSRPLYIVGVLGASIPLVHGIWDAMPWAGLGLVAARRIVGEGRVEAELYYERMPSDLSAYTTLVVDPTLASGRTMTRVVEEVEARGCRSIIAATVVASRYGVEVFHSRFSSIPLIAVEVDPVVDKGFFIVPGIGDAGDRSLSADMVFEPALGLGFEKPGDNGV
- a CDS encoding DEAD/DEAH box helicase, with protein sequence METAALRGLGLPEAYVRLLEERGIRELNPVQSEAVEKGLLGEGNMVVSAPTASGKTLIAELALVDAWLKGGMGVYLTPLRALASEKYWEFKTLESIGVKVGVSTGDYDQPADHLGGYDILVATYERFDSILRLKPWWLPRVSVVVVDEVHMVGDPERGPIIEVIAARLLKRGVRVIGLSATVGNPGELADWLHATLVATGWRPVKLVEGYLEKHEWRIVFPSEGRAEAVEEDTGDPFLDIPLHNAVELGVQTLVFTHNRRRVEEYAEKAAQRLPMAPVGDALAKLLRELEEAPTSVERDGLSELMKRGVAFHHAGLSGVARSIVEKAFRERLIRILYATPTLAAGVNLPARRVLVSVKRYDPARGRKVSISVSEYKQMAGRAGRPRFDEKGESIIVDASSSREALKYIEGSPEPVAGKLLSERSLRIHVLSLVASGEASSTREAVEALSATLSMKQSGDPGFYAGKVEAAVKLLTELGMIEEAGGSLRASALGRITSYTYLDPLTISVYRGLKPPNPGLDLYLLHVVSMTPDFKRGSPYIQGRVVAGLEDVALDMSGEGLIPGPGRAGVDYDDWLEAFVHAMILYDWINEASEDEIVGKYSVGPGDLYSMRDTAAWITHALARVEGVLGDIAFYRALDKLSKRLEKGVREDALELASLRLIGRVRARILIEHGFKTLRDLAEAPVSSIASLPRFGQRVAEEVERQLRELGLKQG
- a CDS encoding molybdopterin biosynthesis protein produces the protein MSRKLFHTLLSISEALEAVKARIPVSPKGVEEVGLSEALGRVLAEDVYAPIDHPPFDRSEVDGYAVRSMDVEWADELSPVELKITGVVGVGEAPATPCRPGEAVEVATGAVVPGGCDSVVMEEYAEASGGTVRIYRSVSPGENVSTAGSDVSAGDLVLLKGTRLSHEHIAVLSGLGVSRVRVYVKPKAAVYSTGNEVVEPGAPLPLGRVYDVNGRLTASYLRELGVDAVFKGLLPDDYGELKKALEDALSQYDLVVTSGGTSAGVGDLVYRVFEDLGEIVVHGLRAKPGKPTVIAVSRGRLLIGLPGFPLSCYMILRGLVKPIVSLMTGARDMELEVEAVLPVKLRKQVGKAWLLPVSLVEGRQGVSAYPVSLSSGSIAALIYSDGYVELPEDTDTVEAGSRVRVRLFRPVEPSSRLNIIGSNDPLLMDILVEAGLAYSSRVLNTGSLAGWHAAARGEADVAPTHLLDEESMTYNRPFLKRFNLVDKAVLVRGFDRLIGIVVAKGNPKNIRSVGDFLRGDVRIVNRVKGSGVRVYMDHLLKKILEAEGKPFKQVGRLVNGYTYEVKTHTAVALAVKQGRADAGIASGYVAEMFDLDFIPLTWEEYDFLVPREKLAKPLVASFLEALKRRELVEKAMRYKGYYRIPGDIGEPLPP
- a CDS encoding P-loop NTPase, which produces MTGDPRLHNALRNLSQAGRVYVVLSTKGGVGKTTVAVLLALHASRRLKAGLMDADLTNPSTHILLGIDPSAVKYREEKGIEPYRINGLRYVTMAAYTGEKPLPLRGREAGEALRELLAIVKWGPLDILLIDTPPGVGDEHLDLLYSLKNIVRPLVVATPSVLSVRSVARLIQLLREAGYGWIGLVENMGSGVLQGEPLLQGADYLGYIPFTPGLEDCLRSRKEACVDPALLDTVVSRLLEA
- a CDS encoding carbon-nitrogen hydrolase family protein gives rise to the protein MSSITIGLLQAGFDGLPLENAGKAVDMVRKGFREADLIVLPEYSMLNPFKIGDPVKVYGYAETPVTSKYLSELSRLAEELGAFILAHFIEKTDTPPLTYSTSVLITDKGEAIPVYSKTHLFDAYGFRESSFFKPGKGPGRVVSVKGVKIGFTICYDLRFPELYRLYALSGSDLILVQAGWVKGPYKEEALDKLASVRAHENTVYIALADHVGEAFVGRSGVFNPWGLRELDLGWRETYMEHEVDASLVAEARKTLPVLEQAKAKWEIKQAG
- a CDS encoding hydroxymethylglutaryl-CoA reductase, degradative, giving the protein MSSSRIPGFYKLPIHERRRIVGEWAGLTGEELETLGNLGNLPEKIADSMIENVVGGMTYPFAVATNFLINGRERLIPMVIEETSVVAAASNAARMLRHGEGIGANAERQEMISQIHLVKVDSPWFKAMRVIERKKEILEHAAQQDPTLLKYGGGPRDLEVRVLEHPALGGVIVVHLVVDVRDAMGANTVNTMAEAVAPILEKITGGEARLRIVSNHAVYRVARAWAATPVDEVGGMDVARKIMEASILAEIDPYRAVTHNKGIMNGVIAVALATGQDHRAIEAGAHAYAARTGVYRPLSRWEVTQDGLLAGSLEIPLQVGVVGGAVKVHPVARIALKILGVSTARELAEVMAAVGLAQNLAALRALVTEGIQKGHMRLHARNLAIMAGATGDLIDRVAEKMVKDGRIRYDYAKELVEKAARGEPLD
- the hypA gene encoding hydrogenase nickel incorporation protein HypA; the protein is MVHEWALAESIVNYLVDQGLRRIRVLRLRLGLLQGVDKEVLLFSLREVASMQGVEIGEVAVEDEEPVLKCNTCGYTWSMPASALSDEEREAVHFVPEAIHAFTRCPRCGSRDFTVVKGRGVSLVEAVPG
- a CDS encoding 4Fe-4S ferredoxin, producing the protein MECLYILPRLIDVNAKASILREAKRILVAGRCVESEHREILEEVAGKGGYVVLTACPEAEHVNMLGFKLAGILARGSYEEVAVLTVDGSLHCTQLHWMLEEVCKISGKCPARRHIVIYKGKPREISVEAVKASRFLYRVDKLLGSSGGAPVD
- a CDS encoding ABC transporter ATP-binding protein; translated protein: MMLRVEKLSKRFGKTWALSEVSFAYEGARIAVLGPNGSGKTTLLTILAGLRYPTTGRALVNGIEPYVERERAVRAISFMFEKPRFNLGIRIRDIVKILSEDRGCGDEAESLARLLGLTEFYDVKLAGLSSGQAQLVGIWASLACWDGVVIIDEPFAHLDIRRAGVLANLISRRSDIIFTTHTPEEAEALADYIVILNNGRVVWAGTRDQLVARDVFEAYPLGDKQRSLGLLEEEECRVVADLGLTVIVTGCKEEDLAGLVKRGVISGFRRAGVRYVYAGRKREEG